The following are encoded together in the Chaetodon auriga isolate fChaAug3 chromosome 4, fChaAug3.hap1, whole genome shotgun sequence genome:
- the tomm20b gene encoding mitochondrial import receptor subunit TOM20 homolog B, whose amino-acid sequence MMGGKTSALAAGVCGALFVGYCIYFDRKRRSDPNFKNRLRERRRKQKAAKERAGLAKLPDLKDAEAVQKFFLEEIQLGEELLAQGDYEKGVDHLTNAIAVCGQPQQLLQVLQQTLPPPVFQMLLTKLPSISQRIVSAQSLSEDDIE is encoded by the exons ATGATGGGCGGTAAGACTAGCGCGCTGGCCGCGGGGGTGTGTGGGGCTCTGTTCGTCGGTTACTGCATCTATTTCGACAGGAAAAGACGGAGTGACCCCAACTTCAAGAACAGGCTGCGAGAAC ggaggagaaagCAGAAGGCAGCCAAAGAGAGGGCAGGCCTGGCAAAG CTCCCAGACCTGAAGGATGCTGAAGCAGTGCAGAAGTTCTTCCTGGAGGAGATCCAGCTGGgggaggagctgctggctcAGG GAGACTATGAGAAAGGTGTGGACCACCTGACCAACGCCATTGCGGTGTGTGGTCagcctcagcagctgctgcaggtgctgcagcagaCTCTGCCACCGCCTGTCTTCCAGATGCTGCTCACCAAACTGCCCAGCATCAGCCAG cgcATTGTGAGTGCACAGAGTTTGAGTGAGGACGATATAGAATGA
- the rbm34 gene encoding RNA-binding protein 34: MKKTREESGEASSGHQSDDYMVGQVSGSLFQKTSAASGSSLSALFSSAAPAATRLFQPAPKPVQKSAEAKEQQKETPEVKGQSSQKKKTKPLKEKSEADQKLENREISLLNADEDERGQETAMKKNKKRKAPELGGGNDVEQWVMKRQKLKARKEEESIKRKRTVFVGNLPVGCTKKTLQSLFRGKGTIESIRFRSVVREDPSMSRKVAVIQRKVHPKKQSMNAYVVFKDEDGVVNALERNGMEIEKDFHIRVDRVTDSSSHDHKRSVFVGNLSFEINELAFRRHFEECGAVEAVRLVRDQNSGLGKGFGYVLFESADSVQLALELDGTKLEGRSIRVKRSVKKEKQKKEAGSKGTSRLASRGPMKGSMKGPMKERRQLRRFQVSKEILWKAAEVYQQFQLLQRRDSGSKQKDKKERTEEETEAQQDRTYLI, translated from the exons ATGAAGAAGACACGTGAAGAGAG TGGAGAGGCGTCCTCAGGACACCAGTCAGATGACTACATGGTGGGTCAGGTGTCAGGAAGTTTGTTCCAGaagacctctgcagcctctggatCATCGCTGTCGGCTTTattcagctctgcagcaccagcagcaacTCGTCTGTTTCAGCCTGCACCCAAA CCTGTTCAGAAGAGTGCAGAAGCAAaggagcagcagaaggaaactccagaggtcaaaggtcagtccagccagaagaagaagacaaagccACTTAAAGAGAAATCAGAAGCCGACCAGAAGCTGGAAAACAG GGAGATCAGTTTACTGAATGCAGACGAGGACGAGCGAGGGCAGGAAACAGCcatgaagaagaacaagaagaggaAAGCGCCGGAGCTGGGCGGAGGGAATGACGTTGAGCAGTGGgtgatgaagagacagaagctgAAAGccagaaaggaggaggagtcgataaagaggaagaggacagtgTTCGTAGGCAACCTGCCCGTCGGCTGCACCAAGAAg acCCTGCAGAGCCTCTTCAGGGGTAAAGGAACCATTGAGTCCATCCGGTTTCGTTCTgtg GTCAGAGAGGATCCCTCCATGTCCCGTAAAGTCGCAGTTATTCA ACGCAAAGTTCATCCCAAAAAGCAAAGCATGAACGCCTACGTGGTGTTTAAAGACGAGGACGGAGTCGTTAATGCCTTGGAGAG AAACGGCATGGAGATTGAGAAAGACTTTCACATCCGAGtggacagagtgactgacagctcaTCA CACGATCACAAACGCTCCGTGTTTGTGGGGAATCTTTCATTTG agataAACGAACTGGCTTTTCGCCGACATTTTGAGGAGTGCGGTGCAGTGGAGGCCGTACGACTGGTACGAGACCAGAACTCCGGACTGGGCAAAGGATTCGGCTACGTTCTGTTTGAG AGCGCCGACTCGGTGCAGCTGGCGCTGGAACTGGACGGCACCAAACTGGAGGGCAGGTCCATCCGGGTGAAGAGGTCGGtgaagaaggagaagcagaagaaagaagCTGGCAGCAAAGGAACCTCACGGTTGGCCAGCAGGGGCCCTATGAAGGGCTCTATGAAAGGTCCAATGAAGG AAAGGAGGCAGTTGAGGAGGTTTCAAGTCTCAAAAGAAATCCTttggaaagcagcagaggtttACCAACAGTTCCAGCTCCTTCAAAGGAGAGACAGTGGAtccaaacaaaaagacaaaaaagaaaggacTGAAGAAGAAACCGAAGCCCAGCAAGACCGTACATATCTGATCTGA
- the tbce gene encoding tubulin-specific chaperone E — MGVDQTEPEVPADAVGKRVSCGEERATVRYVGPVPPTAGLWLGIEWDHPDRGKHDGSHKGVQYFTCRHPNGGSFVRPTKVSFGVDYLTAVQQVYQINSNEVLSQASSKKVIWQSFKELSFEDLSSVLLTNSEVNGPGAEGEIRKTTPNVQFLDLSGTLLSSWEDVAAITQQLDQLEELLLSKTRLCLPSDLSAHCQAFCSLRVLALNSCDLTWPQILECAPMWPQLQGLCLGENNITELQRPDGVLQSLKSLELNSNPLVQDSVLSLAALPRLESLNLSCTGLSGLRFDDAAPGSQTAMFPALKVLNLDDNNISEWCVVDELAKLPSLVRLSCRRNRLVSSDGNPRTANQMLIAKLGQLVVLNGHQFPPEDRRGAELDYIKMFGEEWLKAGGGSQPSSQFTRQHPRYLTLIDKYGAPEEGELKKPEPFALKNQLLKITFVFPDDPERKPIEKKLPASMVVQKVKGLLYRLLKVPAADLKLTYTSLKVAGTEFDIDSDLKTLQFYSIEDGDQVLVRWS, encoded by the exons ATGGGAGTTGACCAGACGGAGCCGGAGGTGCCGGCAGACGCGGTGGGCAAGCGGGTGTCCTGCGGCGAGGAGCGGGCCACGGTGCGGTATGTGGGCCCGGTGCCACCGACAGCAG GGCTGTGGCTCGGCATTGAGTGGGACCACCCAGACAGAGGCAAACACGACGGCAGCCACAAAGGAGTCCAGTATTTTACATGCAG ACACCCTAACGGTGGCTCCTTTGTCCGTCCCACCAAAGTGAGCTTCGGAGTGGACTACCTGACCGCTGTGCAACAGGTGTACCAGATCAACTCAAATGAGGTGCTGAGTCAGGCCTCCTCCAAGAAGGTCATATGGCAAAGTTTCAAGGAACTTAG TTTTGAGGACCTTTCTTCAGTGTTGCTGACCAACTCTGAAGTGAACGGGCCTGGAGCTGAAGGAGAAATCAGGAAAACCACGCCAA ACGTGCAGTTTTTGGATTTGAGTGGGACTCTGCTGTCCTCCTGGGAGGACGTGGCTGCTATCACCCAGCAGCTGGACCAGCTTGAGGAACTACTGCTCAG taaaacCAGACTGTGTTTgccctctgacctctctgctcACTGCCAAGCTTTCTGCAGCCTCAGAGTCCTCGCCCTCAACAGCTGCGACCTCACCTGGCCACAG ATCCTGGAGTGCGCTCCCATGTGGCCACAGCTGCAGGGTCTTTGTCTGGGAGAAAacaacatcacagagctgcagag GCCTGACGGAGTCCTGCAGTCACTGAAGAGTCTCGAACTGAACAGTAATCCCTTAGTACAGGACAGTGTGCTCAGTTTAGCTGCTTTGCCGAG ACTGGAGAGTCTGAACTTGTCCTGCACTGGACTGTCTGGCCTTCGATTTGATGACGCTGCTCCTG GATCTCAAACAGCCATGTTCCCAGCGCTGAAGGTTTTGAACCTGGACGACAACAACATctctgag tggtGTGTGGTGGACGAGTTGGCCAAGCTGCCCAGTTTGGTGAGGCTTTCGTGTCGTCGTAACCGACTGGTGAGCAGTGATGGAAACCCCaggacagccaatcagatgctCATTGCCAAACTGGGACAACTGGTCGTCCTCAACGGCCATCAG TTTCCCCCTGAGGACAGGAGGGGGGCGGAGCTTGACTACATCAAGATGTTTGGAGAGGAGTGGCTGAAGGCAGGTGGAGGGAGTCAGCCCAGCAGCCAGTTCACCCGTCAGCACCCTCGTTACCTGACCCTCATTGACA AGTACGGAGCTCCAGAGGAAGGCGAGCTGAAGAAGCCAGAGCCATTTGCCCTGAAAAATCAGCTCTTAA AGATCACGTTTGTGTTTCCTGATGACCCCGAGCGGAAGCCAATTGAGAAGAAGCTTCCAG CCTCCATGGTGGTTCAGAAGGTGAAGGGACTCCTGTACAGACTGCTGAAGGTTCCTGCTGCCGATCTGAAGCTCACCTACACCAGCCTCAAG